In one window of Tellurirhabdus rosea DNA:
- a CDS encoding amidohydrolase gives MKKAFYPFIVLALLVQSCSFKRKADLIVHNATVYTVDSTFSTAQAFAVKDGKFIEVGSSADILNAYEADSVADLGGKPVYPGFYDPHAHFMGLGQMLDQADLVGAASYEEVISRLKTYHAAHPDAMWIIGRGWDQNDWPDKRFPTKEKLDAAFPNIPVALTRVDGHALLVNSKALRLAQITAGTKMTGGDVLLENGQPTGVLIDNAMQMVRRVIPQPEEQDRERMLLAAQKVCLSLGLTTVSDAGLNRPDIELVEKMQKDGRLKIRDYVMISLGEPNIDYYLKRGPFQTDRLTVRSFKLYADGALGSRGACLRQPYTDRPETAGFLLLSPQELERILTLLANSSFQANTHCIGDSANHLILDLYGKLLKGKNDRRWRIEHAQVVSPEDFWKFGRYSVIPSVQPTHATSDMYWAEERLGPVRVKGAYAFKDLMKQNGLVSFGSDFPVEAPNPLFGFHSAVARVDAKEYPKGGYQMENAVDRASALKAMTRWAAFACFEDHLRGSIEPGKQADFVVLQQDIMKIPVPQLRNVKTAQTWIGGEKLFEL, from the coding sequence ATGAAAAAGGCATTTTACCCGTTTATTGTACTTGCTCTTCTGGTGCAAAGCTGCTCTTTTAAGAGAAAAGCGGACCTGATTGTTCACAACGCCACCGTTTATACGGTCGATTCGACTTTTTCCACGGCTCAGGCCTTTGCGGTCAAAGACGGAAAATTTATCGAAGTGGGTTCGTCAGCCGACATTCTGAACGCCTACGAGGCCGACAGCGTCGCCGACCTCGGCGGTAAACCGGTTTATCCCGGTTTCTACGACCCACACGCACATTTTATGGGCCTGGGCCAGATGCTCGACCAGGCGGACCTCGTGGGCGCAGCCTCCTACGAAGAGGTTATTTCGCGCCTCAAAACGTACCACGCCGCCCACCCGGACGCCATGTGGATCATCGGCCGGGGCTGGGACCAGAACGACTGGCCGGACAAGCGTTTTCCGACAAAAGAAAAACTGGACGCCGCGTTCCCGAACATTCCCGTCGCCCTGACCCGCGTGGACGGACACGCCCTGCTGGTCAACTCCAAAGCCCTGCGGCTGGCGCAGATAACGGCCGGGACCAAAATGACCGGCGGCGATGTGCTGCTTGAAAACGGCCAGCCCACGGGCGTCCTGATCGACAATGCCATGCAGATGGTCCGCCGGGTGATTCCGCAGCCGGAGGAACAAGACCGGGAACGGATGCTGCTGGCCGCGCAGAAAGTCTGCCTGTCGCTGGGCCTGACGACGGTTTCCGACGCGGGCCTGAACCGGCCGGATATCGAACTGGTCGAAAAAATGCAGAAAGACGGGCGGCTCAAAATTCGGGATTATGTCATGATCAGCCTCGGTGAGCCGAATATTGACTACTACCTCAAACGTGGCCCGTTCCAGACCGACCGGCTGACGGTCCGGTCCTTCAAGCTCTACGCCGACGGGGCGCTGGGGTCGCGCGGGGCCTGTCTGCGCCAGCCGTACACCGACCGCCCCGAAACGGCGGGTTTTCTGCTGCTGAGTCCGCAGGAACTGGAACGGATTCTGACGCTGCTGGCCAACAGTTCGTTTCAGGCCAACACCCACTGCATCGGCGATTCGGCCAACCACCTCATTCTGGACCTGTACGGAAAGCTGCTGAAAGGGAAGAACGACCGGCGCTGGCGAATTGAACACGCGCAGGTGGTGTCGCCGGAAGATTTCTGGAAATTTGGCCGGTACAGCGTCATCCCGTCCGTGCAGCCGACCCACGCCACCTCGGATATGTACTGGGCCGAAGAACGGCTCGGTCCAGTGCGGGTCAAGGGAGCCTATGCTTTCAAAGATTTGATGAAGCAAAACGGGCTGGTTTCGTTCGGCAGTGATTTTCCGGTGGAGGCTCCCAACCCGCTGTTTGGTTTTCACTCCGCTGTGGCTCGCGTCGATGCCAAAGAATACCCGAAAGGCGGCTACCAGATGGAAAATGCCGTAGACCGCGCCTCGGCCCTGAAAGCCATGACTCGCTGGGCCGCTTTCGCCTGCTTTGAAGACCACCTGCGCGGCTCCATCGAACCGGGCAAACAGGCCGATTTCGTCGTTCTCCAGCAGGACATCATGAAAATTCCCGTCCCGCAACTCCGCAACGTAAAGACGGCGCAGACCTGGATCGGCGGGGAAAAGCTTTTTGAGTTATGA
- a CDS encoding OsmC family protein, with protein MEAHTYEVDLAWQHDRLGKLSSPVLRQTLEVATPPEFPKGMPGIWSPEHLLVAAVSSCLMTTFLAIAENSKLAFEQFDCRAVGTLETVEGRWMVSEVRLFPTVVVAHPNDLEKAGRVLAKAEKACLISNSVRSQITMNPVFQTAVLSDSNPL; from the coding sequence ATGGAAGCCCATACCTATGAGGTTGACCTTGCTTGGCAGCATGACCGGCTGGGAAAGCTCAGTTCTCCTGTTCTCCGGCAAACGCTGGAAGTAGCCACGCCTCCCGAATTTCCCAAAGGCATGCCCGGCATCTGGTCGCCCGAGCACCTGCTGGTAGCGGCCGTCAGCAGTTGCCTGATGACAACCTTTCTGGCAATTGCCGAAAATTCAAAGCTGGCCTTTGAGCAGTTCGATTGCCGGGCGGTCGGCACGCTCGAAACGGTCGAAGGCCGGTGGATGGTCAGCGAAGTCCGGTTGTTTCCCACGGTTGTTGTGGCCCATCCGAACGACCTCGAAAAGGCGGGTCGGGTGCTGGCCAAAGCGGAGAAAGCCTGTCTGATATCCAATTCGGTCCGCTCGCAGATAACGATGAATCCCGTCTTTCAGACAGCCGTGCTTTCCGACTCCAACCCATTATAA
- a CDS encoding alpha/beta fold hydrolase, with translation MPRVFFIPGFGESELVFSKIAPELPGDHTFVDVWSLLGDQPRPTTTVPDFARELIDQYALTPDDLLIGHSMGGWIAYHIKQCVGCPIVQIASWTEADRVAFPLKNLAVVAPLVRAGVVFTPLYKWMTVQLEYKKKPSRSIFEDAFDRLINSPKEAVVNQLRLILTPVKPLKPVVPDLRIHARADTIIKPPKEPFHEVPGDHFTLFTHPETVVAPIRALLAKAEHRQVD, from the coding sequence ATGCCCCGCGTCTTCTTCATTCCCGGTTTTGGCGAAAGCGAGCTTGTGTTCAGCAAAATAGCGCCTGAACTTCCCGGCGACCATACCTTTGTTGACGTCTGGTCGCTACTGGGCGATCAGCCCCGTCCAACGACGACCGTTCCTGATTTTGCCCGAGAACTTATTGACCAGTACGCCCTCACGCCGGACGATCTGCTGATTGGGCATTCGATGGGCGGCTGGATCGCCTACCACATCAAGCAGTGCGTCGGCTGTCCTATTGTGCAGATTGCGTCCTGGACGGAGGCCGACCGGGTGGCCTTTCCGCTGAAAAATCTGGCCGTTGTGGCGCCGCTGGTACGGGCCGGGGTGGTGTTTACGCCCCTGTACAAATGGATGACCGTCCAGCTCGAATACAAAAAGAAGCCGTCGCGTTCCATATTTGAAGATGCGTTCGATCGGCTGATAAACAGTCCCAAAGAAGCCGTAGTGAACCAGCTGCGCCTGATTCTGACGCCGGTCAAGCCCCTAAAGCCGGTGGTGCCCGACCTCCGGATTCACGCCCGCGCCGACACGATCATCAAACCGCCCAAAGAGCCGTTCCACGAAGTCCCCGGCGACCACTTCACGCTCTTCACCCATCCCGAAACGGTAGTAGCCCCCATCCGGGCGCTGCTGGCGAAAGCGGAGCATCGGCAGGTGGACTGA
- a CDS encoding sugar phosphate isomerase/epimerase family protein, protein MSETSLPRRDVLKGLLATGLAAALPQPAEAAPRAVKPFGVHVFSKHLQFLNFTELAAVASDIGFDGVDLTVRPGGHVEPALAKQMLPRAAEALQQRNLPLLMMTTAITAADHSATRPILETAAQTGVRCYRTGWLPYPPNQPVAATIWNYQQQLTELARLNEAYGLAGAYQNHAGTNFGAAVWDLAQVLTAIKSPNMGVQYDIRHATVEGGMSWSNGLKLIMPHIRFLAIKDFVWEKRDGKWQVVNVPLGEGMVDFKSFFALLKAANFHAPISLHLEYPLGGAEHGNKTLTIPKEKVYEAMRRDLETLRKMLPVS, encoded by the coding sequence ATGTCTGAAACTTCCCTGCCTCGCCGCGACGTGCTGAAAGGTCTGCTGGCTACCGGCCTTGCGGCGGCCCTGCCCCAACCGGCCGAAGCCGCTCCCCGGGCCGTGAAACCGTTCGGAGTGCATGTTTTTTCCAAACACCTGCAATTTCTCAATTTTACCGAACTGGCAGCCGTCGCCTCGGATATCGGCTTTGACGGCGTGGACCTGACCGTTCGGCCCGGCGGACACGTGGAACCCGCACTGGCAAAACAGATGCTGCCGCGCGCCGCCGAGGCTCTCCAGCAACGGAATCTGCCGCTGCTGATGATGACCACGGCCATCACCGCCGCCGACCATTCGGCCACCCGCCCCATTCTGGAAACGGCGGCCCAGACAGGCGTGCGCTGCTACCGGACGGGCTGGCTGCCTTACCCGCCCAACCAACCCGTGGCGGCGACGATCTGGAACTACCAGCAGCAACTGACCGAACTGGCCCGACTGAACGAGGCGTACGGACTGGCCGGTGCGTATCAGAATCATGCCGGAACAAACTTCGGCGCGGCGGTCTGGGATCTGGCCCAGGTGCTTACGGCCATCAAAAGCCCGAATATGGGCGTTCAGTACGACATCCGGCACGCGACCGTCGAAGGCGGCATGAGCTGGTCGAATGGGCTGAAGCTGATCATGCCGCACATCCGGTTTCTGGCCATCAAGGATTTCGTCTGGGAAAAACGGGACGGTAAATGGCAGGTCGTCAACGTGCCGCTGGGCGAAGGCATGGTCGATTTTAAATCGTTTTTTGCCCTCCTGAAAGCGGCCAACTTCCACGCCCCCATTTCGCTGCACCTCGAATACCCGCTCGGCGGCGCAGAACACGGCAACAAAACCCTCACCATTCCAAAGGAAAAAGTATACGAAGCCATGCGCCGTGACCTGGAAACCCTCCGCAAAATGCTGCCCGTTAGCTAA
- a CDS encoding rhodanese-like domain-containing protein produces MLSFIKTIFGGSEDATLQEVLAKDSVIIDVRTPAEFSGGHAPRAINIPLDELPRKIAFIRAQQKPVVVCCASGMRSARAKSLLAQNGITDVHDAGSWRKL; encoded by the coding sequence ATGCTCAGCTTCATAAAAACCATCTTTGGCGGCTCCGAAGACGCCACGCTTCAGGAAGTGCTCGCCAAGGACTCCGTCATCATCGACGTTCGGACTCCGGCCGAATTCAGCGGCGGACACGCGCCCCGGGCCATCAACATTCCGCTGGACGAGCTACCCCGCAAAATCGCGTTCATTCGCGCGCAGCAGAAGCCCGTGGTGGTCTGCTGCGCGTCCGGCATGCGCAGCGCCCGCGCCAAATCCCTGCTGGCCCAAAACGGCATCACAGACGTTCACGACGCCGGAAGCTGGCGAAAGCTGTGA
- a CDS encoding DUF3471 domain-containing protein produces the protein MKKLLSTLFTFALLTAVPAAFAQQPVAQQRSEPAPAPALTEYAGTYKFSDNGYFTKLTLTVENGKLYGQVDENEKYEYVRQTNPDAFKSTSSYGSLFTFTRDAASRQVTGFTMQIQGNEISGKKEK, from the coding sequence ATGAAAAAATTGCTTTCCACGCTGTTCACCTTTGCTCTTTTAACCGCTGTTCCGGCGGCCTTTGCCCAGCAGCCGGTTGCCCAGCAGCGATCCGAACCGGCCCCCGCTCCCGCCCTGACGGAGTATGCCGGAACCTACAAGTTTTCGGACAACGGGTACTTCACCAAACTGACCCTGACGGTTGAGAACGGCAAGCTCTACGGCCAGGTGGACGAAAACGAAAAATACGAATACGTTCGTCAGACAAACCCCGACGCGTTCAAATCGACCAGTTCCTACGGTTCGCTGTTCACGTTTACCCGCGACGCCGCTTCCAGACAGGTAACGGGATTCACGATGCAGATTCAGGGCAACGAGATTAGCGGCAAAAAAGAGAAGTAA
- a CDS encoding DUF2188 domain-containing protein, whose amino-acid sequence MPWNTKEYPASLKNFMAPVRNKAIEIANALLEEGMEEGRAIAIATARAEEWAANRDMKVRKDHAPEKKDHSDSGHGGKAS is encoded by the coding sequence ATGCCCTGGAACACAAAGGAGTATCCGGCCTCTTTGAAAAATTTTATGGCGCCGGTACGGAATAAAGCCATCGAGATCGCCAACGCGCTGCTTGAGGAAGGAATGGAAGAAGGACGGGCCATTGCCATCGCCACGGCCCGGGCGGAGGAATGGGCCGCCAACCGCGATATGAAAGTTCGGAAAGACCACGCGCCGGAGAAAAAAGACCATTCGGACAGCGGGCATGGCGGGAAGGCGTCATGA
- a CDS encoding DUF421 domain-containing protein: MSAPGQADLQPFDWHRMLIDNFPWLYLGEVALRTLVMFSVILFSLKLSGKREVRQLSVFELVLIVGLGSAAGDPMLYHDVPLLSALVVFVVMISCYRLVTALILKQQKVEEFLLGKPVYIIKEGQFSIEDFDSEDLSLDEFFSELRQSGVEHLGQVRSAIREPNGEMSVYFYPNPETRYGLPILPDDFRMQMQQIGCDGYFACCFCGNVKALRKDQICTCERCKNHTWVMARRTERVT; encoded by the coding sequence ATGAGCGCTCCCGGTCAGGCTGATTTGCAGCCGTTCGACTGGCACCGCATGCTGATTGACAACTTTCCCTGGCTTTATCTGGGGGAAGTGGCCCTGCGGACGCTGGTTATGTTCAGCGTGATTCTGTTTTCGCTCAAATTATCCGGGAAACGCGAAGTGCGGCAACTGTCCGTCTTCGAACTGGTGCTGATTGTCGGCCTCGGCTCTGCCGCCGGCGACCCGATGCTGTACCACGATGTGCCGCTGCTGTCGGCGCTGGTGGTTTTCGTCGTCATGATTTCCTGTTACCGATTGGTCACCGCCCTCATCCTGAAGCAGCAGAAGGTAGAGGAATTTCTGCTTGGCAAGCCCGTTTACATCATCAAGGAAGGCCAGTTTTCCATCGAGGATTTTGACTCGGAAGACCTGAGCCTGGACGAGTTTTTCAGTGAACTCCGCCAGTCGGGCGTGGAGCATCTGGGGCAGGTGCGCTCGGCCATTCGCGAACCCAACGGCGAGATGAGCGTCTATTTCTACCCCAACCCGGAAACCCGCTACGGCCTGCCGATCCTCCCCGACGACTTCCGGATGCAGATGCAGCAAATCGGTTGCGACGGTTATTTCGCCTGCTGTTTCTGCGGCAACGTCAAAGCCCTCCGCAAAGACCAGATCTGCACCTGCGAACGCTGCAAAAACCACACCTGGGTCATGGCCCGGCGGACGGAGAGGGTAACGTAG
- a CDS encoding OBAP family protein — MKPTYGLFLWLALACGGKNTSSNVQSPGAEKSTKTKVLEAGAAALQDKTPLRRMEIYLNGFHFYNGHLDGQMEAHHYCTKLNEDLTQCVIFDGNGKDAKIMGVEYIVSERVYRMLPEDEKKLWHSHHHEVKSGTLIAPGLPAAAEHKLMETIVTTYGKTWHTWHTDQDLKLPMGSPALMMGFTKDGQIKPGLVQDRDRRFGVSTPEKREQRRDIPNPPVIPGANSWEKGEIIQLPALSGKGHQHVNQQSFKK; from the coding sequence ATGAAGCCAACCTACGGGCTGTTTCTCTGGCTGGCGCTGGCCTGCGGGGGGAAGAATACGTCGTCTAATGTGCAATCGCCGGGAGCCGAAAAATCGACCAAAACGAAGGTGCTGGAGGCCGGGGCGGCGGCGCTGCAGGACAAGACACCCCTGCGCCGGATGGAGATCTACCTCAACGGCTTCCACTTTTACAACGGACATCTCGACGGCCAGATGGAAGCCCACCACTACTGCACCAAGCTGAACGAGGACCTGACGCAGTGCGTCATTTTCGACGGCAACGGCAAAGACGCCAAAATCATGGGTGTGGAGTACATCGTGTCCGAACGGGTCTACCGGATGCTGCCCGAAGACGAGAAAAAACTCTGGCACAGCCACCACCATGAAGTGAAAAGCGGAACGCTGATTGCCCCCGGTCTGCCCGCCGCGGCCGAGCATAAGCTCATGGAAACCATCGTGACGACCTACGGCAAAACCTGGCATACCTGGCATACGGATCAGGATTTGAAGCTGCCGATGGGTAGTCCGGCCCTGATGATGGGCTTTACGAAGGACGGACAGATCAAACCCGGCCTGGTGCAGGACCGCGACAGGCGTTTCGGCGTCTCGACACCCGAAAAACGGGAACAGCGTCGCGACATTCCCAACCCGCCGGTAATTCCCGGCGCGAATTCCTGGGAAAAGGGCGAGATTATCCAACTGCCGGCGCTGAGCGGCAAAGGCCACCAGCACGTAAACCAGCAGAGTTTTAAGAAATAA
- a CDS encoding PAS domain-containing protein, protein MSPEQSPPVSFAYDPAKIREMEQELVKLRRNDLQYRTLLVSMPAGVLLEDENRGIIQVNQLFCNLFGMPQQPDELIGIDCSQSAEYSKHLFREPETFVRRIEEILHRRELVTGESLDMADGRILERDYIPLFLDGYYLGHLWRYTDVTEQRRLLEKLKSVQ, encoded by the coding sequence ATGTCACCCGAACAAAGTCCACCGGTTTCTTTCGCCTACGACCCGGCCAAAATCCGGGAAATGGAGCAAGAGCTTGTCAAACTGCGCCGCAACGATCTGCAATACCGAACCCTGCTGGTGAGTATGCCCGCCGGCGTCCTGCTTGAAGACGAAAACCGGGGCATTATCCAGGTCAACCAGCTTTTCTGCAACCTTTTCGGCATGCCTCAGCAGCCGGACGAACTGATCGGCATCGACTGTTCGCAGTCGGCCGAATACAGCAAACATCTGTTCCGCGAACCCGAAACGTTTGTCCGCCGCATTGAAGAAATCCTGCACCGGCGCGAACTGGTGACGGGCGAATCCCTCGACATGGCCGATGGCCGCATCCTCGAACGCGATTATATTCCGCTTTTTCTGGACGGCTACTACCTCGGGCACCTCTGGCGTTATACGGACGTGACGGAGCAGCGGCGGCTTCTGGAAAAACTCAAATCCGTGCAATAA
- a CDS encoding TolC family protein — MQRALQRTLTVATIPQPGEQISLQQAVQTAIEKNYQIQITRAEQEIARNNYDRGAAGYLPIVTGNFTSNGSLQNINQTFLQNLRPPQEIRGAFNRTNTVGLNATYNILDFDRGLNYNRLGELVRFSEVTTRANMEATAASVTSTYYDVIRQLQRLIAFRQALSISRERLELARANYEVGTRSRVDYLSAQVDYNADSAALVAQEQSLRNAKIVLNTLMVREPLTEFAVRDTILVRTDLQLEPLRQAVSNNPLLVQAVLNRRLADIDVRIARAQQLPQVGITTGYNQTFINNQGGFGVATAHNRGLTYSLTAAVPIFNGYNLRRQINNAKINTQIAERQELDQRLQLVSALEQTFTQYQNSLTLLNLEVQNFNIARQNVDIAFERYRVGNSTAVEFRDVQRNAVAAETRLIDAEYNAKVAEIELLRLTSTIF, encoded by the coding sequence ATGCAGCGTGCGTTGCAGCGTACGCTGACGGTGGCGACGATTCCTCAGCCGGGGGAGCAGATTTCCCTCCAGCAGGCCGTGCAAACGGCGATTGAAAAGAATTACCAGATTCAGATCACGCGGGCCGAGCAGGAGATCGCCCGCAACAACTACGACCGGGGAGCGGCCGGCTATCTGCCCATCGTCACCGGGAACTTCACCAGCAACGGTTCGCTGCAGAACATTAACCAGACCTTTTTGCAAAACCTCCGGCCGCCCCAGGAAATCCGGGGCGCTTTCAACCGGACCAACACGGTCGGGCTCAACGCCACGTACAATATTCTGGATTTTGACCGGGGCCTGAACTACAACCGGCTCGGCGAACTGGTGCGGTTCAGCGAAGTGACGACCCGCGCCAACATGGAAGCTACGGCCGCCAGCGTAACCTCGACGTACTACGACGTGATCCGGCAGCTGCAGCGCCTGATTGCCTTCCGGCAGGCCCTCAGTATTTCCCGCGAACGCCTCGAACTGGCCCGCGCCAACTACGAAGTGGGCACCCGCTCGCGGGTGGATTACCTGAGCGCCCAGGTGGACTACAACGCCGACAGCGCCGCGCTGGTTGCGCAGGAACAGAGTCTGCGAAACGCCAAAATTGTCCTCAATACGCTGATGGTGCGGGAGCCGCTGACCGAGTTTGCCGTCCGGGATACGATTCTGGTCCGGACCGATCTGCAACTGGAACCGCTCCGGCAGGCCGTCAGCAACAACCCGCTGCTGGTGCAGGCCGTTCTGAACCGTCGGCTGGCGGATATCGACGTGCGCATTGCCCGTGCCCAGCAGCTGCCGCAGGTTGGGATCACAACCGGATACAACCAGACGTTCATCAACAACCAGGGCGGATTTGGCGTGGCTACGGCCCACAACCGCGGCCTGACGTACTCGCTGACCGCCGCCGTGCCTATTTTCAACGGCTACAACCTGCGTCGCCAGATCAACAACGCGAAGATCAACACCCAGATTGCCGAGCGGCAGGAACTCGACCAGCGCCTGCAACTGGTGTCGGCCCTCGAACAGACCTTCACGCAGTACCAGAACAGCCTGACCCTGCTGAATCTGGAGGTGCAGAACTTCAACATCGCCCGGCAGAACGTCGATATCGCTTTCGAACGCTACCGGGTCGGCAACTCCACCGCCGTTGAATTCCGCGATGTGCAGCGCAACGCCGTAGCGGCCGAAACCCGCCTCATCGATGCCGAATACAACGCCAAAGTAGCCGAAATCGAACTCCTCCGCCTGACCAGCACCATTTTTTAG
- a CDS encoding YitT family protein, with protein sequence MTPPAAVAAPRVETRFRRYFKDFFLIIAGVLSAGMGLKGFLLPNNFLDGGAMGISLLLELKTEINLALLVVLVNIPFIWMGYRQMSGTFALKTLLAISLLALCLVLVPYPVVTTDKLLIAVFGGFFLGAGIGLAMRGGSVLDGTEVLAIYISRRSPLTVGDVIMIINVLIFGSAAILINIETALYAMLTYLAASKTIDFLIHGIEEYTAVVIVSDEHEAVRTMIAEDMNRGVTILKGEKGYGKRGREQGPLDIDVLYTIVTRLEVTRLKDKVEQIDENAFIIQHGIDDARGGLVKGRPLH encoded by the coding sequence ATGACTCCCCCCGCGGCCGTTGCCGCTCCACGGGTTGAAACCCGTTTCAGACGTTATTTCAAAGATTTTTTCCTGATTATCGCCGGTGTGCTGAGCGCCGGAATGGGCCTGAAAGGCTTTCTGCTGCCCAATAATTTTCTCGACGGCGGCGCGATGGGTATTTCGCTGCTGCTCGAACTGAAGACCGAAATCAATCTGGCGCTGCTGGTCGTGCTGGTCAATATTCCGTTCATCTGGATGGGCTACCGGCAGATGTCCGGGACGTTCGCCCTGAAAACGTTGCTGGCCATCAGTCTGCTGGCGCTGTGCCTGGTGCTGGTGCCCTACCCGGTCGTGACGACGGATAAGCTGCTAATCGCCGTTTTCGGCGGCTTTTTCCTCGGCGCCGGCATCGGTCTGGCCATGCGGGGTGGCAGCGTGCTGGACGGTACGGAAGTGCTGGCCATTTACATCAGCCGCCGCTCTCCCCTGACCGTCGGCGACGTCATTATGATCATCAACGTCCTTATTTTCGGCTCGGCGGCCATTCTGATCAACATCGAAACGGCCCTCTACGCGATGCTGACGTACCTGGCGGCTTCCAAAACCATCGACTTCCTGATTCACGGGATTGAAGAATACACCGCCGTGGTCATTGTCTCGGACGAGCACGAAGCGGTGCGGACGATGATTGCCGAAGATATGAATCGGGGCGTTACGATCCTGAAAGGAGAAAAAGGCTACGGCAAACGCGGCCGGGAACAGGGGCCGCTCGACATCGATGTTCTGTACACGATTGTGACGCGCCTGGAAGTCACGCGGCTGAAAGACAAGGTGGAACAGATTGACGAAAATGCGTTCATCATCCAGCACGGCATCGACGACGCCCGCGGCGGACTGGTGAAAGGCCGCCCGCTGCATTAA
- a CDS encoding DNA topoisomerase IB, whose translation MDLLELAQDPVKVAKAVKLQYVSDSMPGITRQPEGDRFVYHDPKGEEITDEATLERIRQMALPPAWERVWICPKPNGHLQATGIDTKNRKQYRYHASWNAIRSETKFFRMIAFGERLPQLRERLYKDLKQRELTKEKVIAIALSVMEQTLIRIGNAAYEKEYGSYGLTTLKDKHVQVGTEAIKFRFKGKKGIFHDIKLQDRRLARLVKACRDIPGKELFQYYDENGEHRSIDSGMVNDYLRETTGEEFSAKDFRTWAGTVNALRMLSELEPCETEKELKKNVNTVLENVAHKLGNTRTVCRKYYVHPQVLEAYECQDLNPYFKRMSRFRQTSQYGLDSVEKLLLAFLKDRVKVE comes from the coding sequence ATGGATTTACTCGAACTTGCTCAGGACCCCGTGAAGGTCGCCAAAGCAGTTAAATTGCAATACGTCAGCGATTCCATGCCGGGCATCACGCGCCAGCCGGAAGGCGACCGATTTGTCTACCACGACCCGAAAGGGGAAGAAATAACGGACGAAGCCACGCTGGAACGCATTCGCCAGATGGCCCTGCCGCCAGCCTGGGAACGGGTCTGGATTTGCCCAAAACCAAACGGACACCTGCAGGCGACGGGTATTGACACCAAAAACCGGAAACAGTACCGCTACCACGCTTCCTGGAACGCCATTCGCAGCGAAACGAAGTTTTTCCGCATGATCGCTTTCGGCGAACGACTGCCCCAGCTCCGCGAACGGCTCTACAAGGACCTGAAACAACGGGAACTGACGAAAGAGAAAGTCATCGCCATTGCCCTGAGCGTGATGGAACAGACGCTGATCCGGATCGGCAATGCGGCCTACGAAAAGGAGTACGGCTCCTACGGCCTGACGACCCTTAAGGATAAACACGTGCAGGTCGGGACGGAAGCCATCAAGTTTCGCTTCAAAGGAAAGAAAGGCATCTTCCACGACATCAAACTACAGGACCGGCGGCTCGCCCGGCTGGTGAAAGCCTGCCGCGATATTCCCGGCAAGGAGCTTTTTCAGTACTACGACGAGAACGGCGAACACCGCAGCATCGACTCCGGTATGGTGAACGACTACCTGCGCGAAACCACCGGGGAGGAGTTTTCGGCCAAAGACTTCCGGACCTGGGCCGGCACGGTCAACGCCCTGCGCATGCTGTCGGAACTGGAACCCTGCGAAACGGAAAAGGAGCTGAAAAAGAACGTCAATACCGTCCTTGAAAACGTGGCGCACAAGCTGGGCAATACCCGGACCGTTTGCCGCAAATACTACGTCCATCCGCAGGTGCTCGAAGCCTACGAGTGCCAGGACCTCAACCCCTATTTCAAACGCATGTCCCGCTTCCGCCAAACCAGCCAGTACGGCCTCGACTCAGTAGAAAAGCTGCTGCTGGCGTTTTTGAAGGACAGAGTTAAGGTTGAATGA